In one Elusimicrobium sp. genomic region, the following are encoded:
- a CDS encoding DUF805 domain-containing protein, with protein MNAVKTYFLDVITKHYFDFNGRADRKQFWLYQLFYFIAFVCVNLLVIPLGEKAGVVVKLLITLALFLPSLGIIVRRLHDINLRGWWVLLNLVPFVGSLVLFVFWLLPGTEGKNRFN; from the coding sequence ATGAACGCAGTGAAAACTTATTTCTTAGATGTTATTACCAAACACTATTTTGATTTCAACGGCCGTGCCGACCGCAAACAGTTTTGGCTCTACCAACTGTTCTATTTTATCGCGTTTGTTTGTGTCAACCTTCTCGTAATTCCTTTGGGTGAAAAAGCCGGAGTTGTCGTCAAATTGTTGATTACATTGGCCCTTTTCTTGCCCTCTTTGGGTATTATTGTGCGCCGCTTGCACGACATTAACCTGAGAGGGTGGTGGGTTCTTTTGAACCTGGTTCCCTTTGTAGGTTCGTTGGTCTTGTTTGTCTTCTGGCTTCTCCCCGGTACCGAAGGGAAAAACCGCTTTAACTAA